The genomic segment gaaggaaggaaagaaaggagtaaggaaggaaggaaagaagtatagaaggagggaaagaacgaaggaaaaattaaagaaagaagaaggaaggatggaagtaaggagagaaggaagggaggaaggaaggaaagaaaggagtaaggaaggaaagaagtatagaaggagggaaggagggaaagaacgaaaattaaagaaagaggtaggaaggaaaggagtgaggagggagggaggaaggaaggaaaggagtaaggagggagggagggagggagggaggaaaggagtaaggagggaggaagggaggaaggaaggaaggaaaggagggagggaggagggaaggaaagaagtatagaaggaggggaagaacaaagaaaaatccCTAGAAACACTTTGAGGTGATGTTGTAATTGTTGCAGCACTGTTGCATTGCGTCATGTTGTTCAGGTGTTTCTGTGATTACTGTCTGCTGTTACAGAGATCAgggttgtcatggttacagattactagctactctatttaaaatgtaataactaataatgtaactatttcaattacttaatcaaagtaatgtaacttattactttTGATtactaattttctaaccaatgttttcagctgttagggtaaatgttccctccttctgtccttccttccttccttccttccttccttccttctgttcttccttccttccttccttctgtccttctttccttccttctttccttcattcattcattctgtccttccttcattccttccttccttctgtcatcccttccatccttccttccttccttccttctatcatcccttccttccttccctccttccttccgtccttccttccttccttctgtctttccttccttccttccttctgtcctccctaccttccttccttccttccctccttccttccttccagatcagttgttagggtaagtgtttccattaagcaccaaaatctaagtgcagctgtgttgtcatggatactggcatgatttataagggagatcatttcttacatttatctctcatttgaacatgtattcattagttcatgtagatattgaaatataaaataaagatatttgatggaAAAAAGCGCCAAAAAGTCTGGCATGAAgattaattggtactgtgactccatttaagctcacgtcatgatttattgaccaaatataaaaaacttaaaaacagcaatatatgtattcagtaacatgttaagtatcaaaaaatgaggaaaaaaccctcctgagctaAATCTTAAAGCTCTGACTTCAGATCATAGTTTTCATCAGttactgtaacagattacagttacatttatgtTGTAATTAAACTACATAACGCTGTTTGACTAATTACTACCCAACACCGTCACAGATGTTTTTCACAGTCGGTGGAGGCTGTGttgttggttagggttaggtgacCGTAACATTTTGGTTTATATTGTGCGGAGCTTAAAAAGGATTAAGCTATTAGTCGATCGAACAGCTGCAACGATTGGTTGATAACCTACAACTATTTCTGATGATCTACTGATTATTttagtccttttttttaaagcagaaatgtcaaatgttttctGGTTGCAGCTTcacatattttatgattttatatttgaaccTTTTTTTAGTGTAATTCACGTCAGTACGCTGAATATCTTCACATTTTAAACTGTTAatcagacaaaataagacatttaaagacatttcaatctTTCTCAAACGGGCATCTTTTGctatttttctgacattttacaacCAAAGTGATGAATCAAGAAACTATTTTTTATACTAACTTAATTCTTTATGTTGTATTCGAAGCCAAAATGCTGAATATTTAATGGCTCCAGCTTCTCCAGTGTGAGAATGTGCTGCCTTTTCTTGTCCTTTATTACTATAAAGTGAATTTGAAGATGTTATCTTGGACTGTGGGAAATCATAAAGggcatttttatattattttctggCTCGTTATAGACCAACGTGATGGAGATAGATTAATAATGACAGTAAATGTTAGATACAGCCCTGTTGTTCATCATACGTGTTGCATTGCAGTTAAGCTTAGTAATACAGTGTGAGCTTTTTAACGGCTATGTGGAGTTAAATTAAACAAGCGTGTGTCACATCTGCACACCTTGTAATTCTGCTGAAGACCGTAATGTGCTCACAGTTCACCTTACATAACTAGAAAATGTCAAGCGGTTGAGTCAGAGGTGATAACGCGTGTCACACCTGCTCTTACCTGCTGTCTCTTAACTCTCTAAATCTGTCATGTGTGAACTTTGTATAAAACAGAGCAGTAAAAGTGTCTCTGAGCCGCAGCGGgacggtaaaaaaaaaaaaaccctccccaGTCAGGAGCTAGTTGAGAGGGAACGCTGGAGACGCTGGAGACGCAACCCAGAGACCCAGCCAGTCAGAAAAGATTCGAACATGAACACATGTCACCAATCATGTTGTTGACGGCTGAGTCACTGCAGCTGTCACGAGGCTGAAGGAGCAGCGGCAGAAAACAGACACACCAATAATCCCTGTTTCCCTCTGCCAGCTCATCACTTAGTCCTTCTTCATATCAGTGCAgccattttaataattattatagtaataatgataaatgtgtttgtgttttatacaagaaaacatttttattcatttaaagtcGACTAATGTTTACTGTTGTTATTGACTAATCTACttatgttcttttatttttttattattcatttttttctggggttgtttttgctttttatttgaaagtagatggcatagagggagagagaagggggggggggcggggggagaCTCGGATCAGGGATTTATTATTCTGCCTATTAAACGTCAGAAAAATGTGAAGATAGTCCTTTAAAATTTCCAAAACTCGTCACATTGTCCAAACCgacagtccaaaactcaaaaaaGGATCAATTTCCTGTCACATGAGACTAGTGAATGATTTTAGGTCGtgtttaaatgattaatcaattatccaAATAGTTTCCAATTAATTTTTCTTTGATTTGATGAATTGATTTAAACTTTCAGCTCTGGATTAATTATTCAAGccatttttttttcagcatagAGGCAAATAAAGTCTTTTCATTCCCGCTCCTCATGTGTGACTTTGTTATAATATGATGATCGATGGTTgttaactgaatatcttttaacccttacatactgttcagagtgGAATCTGACccacttttttacattttagagctgtgaAAACACCCTGTGACcccaaatacacaaacatttagataaaaagctttttgtgtgtgtgtgtgtgtgtgtgtgtgtgtgtgtgtgtgtatgtgcagctaatacacacatttgtctatgcacatttccaaatccaaactgtttatatataaatgttctcctggaccatatatagtgattgtgaatgtctttatttccatagataaatatatgaatcaaacatttattaatgtcTGATGGGTCAGAATATGTCAGCATGTgagggttaataaagggttaataaagggttaattaagGTAAAAGACATTAAAGGTGCAACTagacattattttcattatcaattaatcagttcattgttttctcagttcagtttaaTCAGCGTgttccttcctctgtgtgtctgttgcttcaccttcattatttatttagcaaACACTCCGGCTCCGTAATTACagagctccacacacacactgcggaGTGTTTATACAGGataattgttgtgtttgtgatcATGTGACGCGCTCTGCCTCAGCTGACTCTGGTTAActtcccccctcttcctcctcctcctcctcctcttcctcctcttcctcttcctcctcgtctctCTCGTCTCCCTTCAGCTGGTCGGGTTGCTGCTGATCGGAGTAGCAGCATGGGGGAAAGGGTTCGGCCTGGTGTCGAGCATCCACATCATCGGAGGGGTCATCGCGGTGGGCGTCTTCCTGCTGCTCATCGCCATCGTCGGGCTCATCGGAGCGATACATCACCACCAAGTCATGCTGTTCTTTGTATCCTTTCTTCTGACTTTTAAAGTGgcagtgattttattttattttatttatttaaatgcagaTGTTGTTTCCTGTATGTGAATCAGATTTGACCCTTGACTTCTTTCTCCCAGTACATGGTCATTCTTTTTATCGTTTTCCTCTTCCAATTTGGAGTTTCCTGTTCCTGCTTGGCGATGAACCGCGGGCAGCAGGTGaggaaaaaactacaaaataaaactacttcctgtaagatatttatgtttttatttggttggttcaattatttttgttgtcctgattgcttttttttttctctccaggagACACTTCTGAACTTAGCTTGGAAAAATTTGGAAAATGACACCAAGACAGACCTGGAGAGTCAGCTGAACTGCTGCGGGCTGCTCAACGTCACCGCCAACCGGCAACAGTTTGAACATGATTTGCAAAACTGCCCCGCTGTAAGTTTTAAATATCCCATTTTCAACGATACACTATATTCCTTTAActctttttgtgtatgtgtgtgtactaaaATCCACATCCTTTAAGGTCTGTCCACTCCGAGAACAGTAACTCTAACTCGAGTGGATGACAACgacaacaataatataatatcttTGGGATCAATTTAAGAGTCATTTGATGAACGATAAAAACACTGACAGCCAATTAAAATCCACTCTCTAAACCAGGGTGTCCAATTAGTGCTGGGcagtatgaccaaaaatgtatatcacggtatttttcaaaataaaagcggtttcgcGGTATATGATGATATGTGATATTTTCATGCAGAATCAGCTtctactggttgagagaggaactactactctactgcagtagattgacttaggatggactattttactgtcatgatgagtgaatattagtaatatcagagtTGCCAACATTCCCGTTTTTCCCCtattttagactcatctcccGCGGTtcttttctcccgggaatctcccgtaatttacagccccaactttgtttgttaataataataagaagagcacaataacaaaggttttattttgaaagcttagacaggaagccaccgcagctccATTGTGTGATGAAATACACGGGTATGACGgtacattaaaaattcatatGATAACGAAAATATACATGAACCCCTTGGCGGGTCAGTTCTGGCCCACGTGCcttatgtttgacacctctgccctAAACCATACAGCACAACAAAATCTGCCaggtaaacttttaaaaaattataaatatcTTAATTTTGGAAACTGACTGACGACTTTATGTATATTCAGGCTTTAGATAGGTTTGTCCTTCTTTATTAAACAGTGATGCTGGAGCTTTGTTCTCCTTTATAATGTAGAAAGAAAGGACAAAGTTAGCGGATCTTTTAAGGTTTCAGATCTTTGCTCATatcgttatcattattattgtattatagtTATCGGTCTTGGCGTCGACGACCTTTTTAATCTCCAAATCATAACTTTTGTCAAACCAGAACACACAAACCTCCTAAACACtctgtaaaagaaaatatctCCCTTTCACAAAATCAGTTTGTCTGCAGCCTGTTAAAGATAAGCATCAGTAAATCCActttgagaggaaaaaaaaagatctttgcTCATAATCATAAAATTTATGACTTCTCCTCCAGTTAAACTTAAACCCTCAGTCTCTTCTTATCTATTTTCTATGTGGATATTTGTTCTGTATTGAAAACATCTGGACAGACGCTGCTTCAGGACAGAGTTTGAACTGTTACCTTCAGCTCGTCGGTTGGAGTTGGACTTATGGAGATATAACATTTCCTTCGTCCCTGCTGCTTTAGATTAAATATTTCACCGTTGTCTAAAGATCTCTTATTTGCACAGACTGCTTATCTTGCAGTTGCATGAGTGTTGCGCCAGGGTTTCCCCCTCGGCCGGGGCGTAAAGGCTCGACTTCTGCACTTTGACCTCGATGCTCTTTGAACTCGCTCTGCCTGCTACAAACAAGCTGTCTGTTTTCAGCCATCagtgttttgtgtgattttgttattttgtgttatttatgcatctttttttatatatcctGGTTGCAAATTTGTAGTAAGGGACCTTTTTAAGATACTTTGAACCtgagaaagacaacaaaaaacCACATTTCCTAGACTAGAGTATGTATAGTTGTACTTACATGCAGAATAATGCATTTTTTGAATAGACTAACTTGTCCTCAgctcaaggaaggacaggaggaagggagggaggaaggaaggaaggaaagcaaggagtaaggaaggaaaggcgtaagggaggagggtggaagaacaggagtaagaaggaaaagaggaaggaaggaaagaaagaaatgagtaaggaggaaaagaggaagaaaggaaggaagggggggaggagggagggaaggaaggaaggaaggaaatgagtaaggagtaAAAGAGGGAgtattgaagggaggaaggaaagaaaggagtaaggagggaaggaaggaaggaaatgagtaaggagtaaaagaggaaggaaggaaagaaaggagtaaggagggaaggaaggaaggaaggaaaggaggaaagaaagagggaaggaagggaagaacaaaggaaaaattaaagaaagagggaaggaggggaagaacagtcaaaaagagagagggtcaatttgacccgggaggacgacaggaggttTAAAGAAAACAGCATATGATATTACTGCTTGACATTTAATAATACTAACTGTgactttatttgtaaagcacttaaacaaaataaactacatacaCCAAatacttcacattaaaagagCCTCAAAGGAACTCAGAGTAAtgttaaaaagaacaaataataattttaaaatagtacaaagtagctttttaaaaaatacaatgtataaaatcaagtatAATACAGCATTTTAAAAGAGTTCAGTAGAGCATCAGTGTGGAGAGAAGAGCTGGTTAAAGACTAAAGTGAAGAGGTGACAAGTTTTTtagctttcttttaaaaatattttgtgtatttttatattttttacgCAACATATTTTATTGAATCACACCAGAGTTTAACCAGAGTAGGTTAGAAGTAGGTCACTGTCTTTGGGTCTCAGAATAGATTTTGGTAGCTAATACTGGCTCAGCTGACAGACCGTTGACTCATCCGGCTGAACACTAAAGgccctgtcttcttcttcttcttcctcctcttcttcttcttcttcttcttcttctttaatatATCGTTCACTCCAGTTATGCAAAAAGAAAGGTTCCTGTTTCACCTGCGGGGAGATGATGCTGCATCACGCAACAGAGGCTCTGAAGATCCTCGGGGGGGTCGGACTCTTCTTCAGCTTCACAGAGGTACAGTGGTCCGGTCTTCAAAACCTTCATTCACTCTTATTGAAACCACACAGAAGTCATgggagacggagggagggagagggagggagggagggagagagggagagagagggagagagagagggagagagagggagagagggagagagggagagagagggagagagagagagagagagggagagagggagagagagagggagggagagagatgacTGTAGGCAATCGACGACTTGGCAGGAAAGATTTTGCTCAAAGTTCAATTTACGCCAATCAAGTCATCCAATAATCACATGGTCGATGGTTTGATGCTCTCCTCCGGCTCAAATGACCTCGAGCTCGAACcgaaaataaacacattgtgGAAAATATCAGAAGAATTTCACgttttttgaggtttttttaaattttattttaatgttccaGTGCAGCGTGCTACAAATGGGATTCAAGATTCAACTCAGTACAGATacaaataagaataaaacatgcagcataaacttataaatatactttttataatataaatatatggtTTAAATCTCTATCACGCTCTCTAATTTAAACTGCAGGCTTGCATGTGTTGTTTAAACCATCTTAAttaagattagattagattcaaATGGTGCTGCTTGTTGACGTCCTCCCCCTCAACTTCACCCAGTCAAGAGAAAAGTCCACACATCATTTAGCTTGAAATGGATCCATTTATCccacatttattaaaatatgacaTTAGTTACATACTGAAATGACTCAGTAATATTCTAGTTTAagttattttgttgtattgttttacTGATAACAGCTGCATGTTAATGACACACTGCTGGTTGGTTGTGTGACAGTAAATGCATCTTAAATATTATAAGACTAATTATAAGCAaaatttaatgtgttatttgttcAAGCTGAGGAAAAAAATGGCAAAATGAAGCATtcacaaagcagaaaacagcagcaggaacatctcagtaaagaaaaaataattattatttttctgtatttgggTCAATGAGGTGATGCAACCcggtgtcaattggtgtaaccagtttaaaaaaagacaaagaaaatctgattttatatatacaggaaaattcatgtggaataaatataatccacttctagcaacataacacattttacataattAGTTAAAAAATGAGTGTTTTTTAGGACATGTTGTAAAAGTAAAGCAGCAACAAGTGTCGagttaatcattttaattttaatgatcGTGGGGCTGTtttggcaggaaggaaggaaggtaaggagggagggaggaaagaaaggagtaaggagggaggaaggaaggaaggaaaggagggaggaaggaaaggagtaaagagggagggagggagggagggaggaaggaaagaagtatagaaggaggggaagaacgaaggaaaaaataaggaaagagggaggaaggaaggaaggaaggaaggaaggaaggaaggaaggaacagtcaaaagagacggggtggatttgacccaggaggatgacaggagggttaagatgcAGGTTCTCAGTGGATGTATGTGAACTATATTAAAGGGTCTGATCTGTGTTAGTAAGGTAAAGAGGGTTCGGACATGTTTAAGTGTTGGTTGATCATAATTAGACATTATAACAGTAAATATGTCTCTTTAAATAGATAGAGAGTCACTTTATTGATCCTAATGGGAAATTTAGGTTCCAGCAGCTcaatggagtaaggagggaggtaggaagaaaggaaggaaatgagtaaggagtaaggagggaaggagggaggaagtaaaggagtaaggaaggagggagggaggaaggaaggaaatgaaggagggaggaaggatggggagTTTAGGTTCCAGCAGCTcaatggagtaaggagggaggaaggaaggaaatgagtaaggagggagggggggggggggcgggggggtaaggatggaggggggaaggaaaggagggaggaaggatggggagTTTAGGTTCCAGCAGCTcaatggagtaaggagggagggagggaggaagaaaggaaggaaatgagtaaggagtaaggagggaaggagggaggaaggaaaggagtaaggaaggaaggagggagggaggaaggaaatgaaggagggaggaaggatggggagTTTAGGTTCCAGCAGCTcaatggagtaaggagggaggaaggaaggaaatgagtaaggagggaggggaggggggcggaggggtaaggatggaggggggaaggaaaggagggaggaaggatggggagTTTAGGTTTCAGCAGCTcaatggagtaaggagggaggggggaaggaaaggtgtaaggagggaggaaggaaggaaggaaggaaatgagtaagcatgaaagtaataaagcaacaaacaaaagaaTGACGACTTTTGCAATTAGGGAACTGAACTATCAAGTTGTTATTTTGCTGTAAAAAAGTCTTATCTGTATTAATCTTATATTTGTAATgtcttctccttccctctcagATCCTGGGAGTTTGGCTCGCCGTGCGCTACAGGAACCAGAAGGATCCACGAGCAAACCCGAGTGCTTTCCTATAGTCTGCCCCCCCTCCGTCACTCCACCTCCTGTGAATACAGCGTATTGCAGCAGATGCAGTttcagactacacacacacaaataaatacacactggtatacacacacataaacacacactggtatacacacacacacacacacacacacacacacacagaatcatgCACACCAGACAGATAATAACGGAGCCAATAAAAACCAACAAtcaagaaaaacagcagcaacacagaacGGACGAGCGCACGAAGCAACTGACAAacactgagaaacacacacacacataaacacacacacacacacacacacacacctgtcaacTGAGACTGagaagctaacagctaacaccTGTCAACAAATTTAACCACCACTCCTcctcgctcctcctcctcactcctccgCCTCAGAGCTCAAACTGGAAGACCTGGATACTTATGTATGAAAGGAGGATTTGTAATACCAGGAAGTACTTGACTTGTTGGTATGGCGACCACCCCAAGCCTTGAATTTGAGTGCCAGATCTCCGGATTGcggctcttcctcctcctctcgccCTCGCTATGTAGTTTTCCGGGccgtgtaaaaaaaacaaaacaacaagcgACAAGAAGACGTCTTCTTCTGCATGCGTCCCACCACGCCTGCGCTTAATACAAAGTTGTTGATTTCATtccacacaacaacaacaacaacaacaacaacaacccgaAATGACTTTGTGCAGTGTCCAAAAATTAACCTGTATGCACCTTTTTTCTCTAAATAGTAATAGTGCCACCGACGAATATATATTCCTCTGGTCAGTGCTATCAGTGATGTGTAGAGAGCTGTGTAACCCAAACATGTCCAGTGTGAGGAgctactgctttttttttttaggatagaagaagaaggagaaggataAGAAGGTATAAACTGGACATGTTGTGTAAAGTAGtttttttgaaatgtaaatgtaaatgtggagttttttctttctttttcttttttttttttttttttttgcagatgcCACAGAATGCTGGGATTCTGGAATGCGGCTATTCTGGAATGCGGCTATTCCGGAATGCGGCTATTCCGGAATGCGGTTATTCCGGAATGCCGGAACAGTCttagcttttttcttttttttttttttttgtaggtgACGTAGTTGCTAGTCGATCAGGTTCAAATATTTATGATCTGTAACTGAGCCAACTAACTTTTGAACAGTCGGAGATATAAGAATGCCAACGGACTGCAGACTTGATGTTGTACATAGTCTTTAAATACTgtagttcacacacacacacacacacacacacacacacacacacagaaaatatcaTTCTCGACGCGTTTTATCATGTAGTCGCCTCTTCTAGTTGGGGGGGTTTTGCCTGCATATACGAGGGTCTTTTAAAGGCCACAATAATCATCCAccgcctccctccttcctgtatTTAATATGTTCCTTTGTGTCGCACAGTGATGTCGCTTTAGTATAGTTTCTGGTAGTAGAAAAGTGGATTCAGGTACGTATCATTACCTCCTGTGTAACTGGAAGAAATCATAgcaatgtttaaataaataaaaaataaaaaaagattaatatgaaataatttTGGCCCAAAACTACTTTATCGCAAACcccagttttgtttttatagtgTTAAGTGAGAAATGATGCTTTTTTGTTgaaattctccttttttttttttttttttttttgtataattcTGCTGTGTAATTATTTTGTTCTCTTAATTGTGTTCTCTGTTGccatctgctcttttttttttttcttcattcatcagTGTTAAGAtgctttgtaaaaaaaagagaagcttgttaaatatttaagttAAGTTGGATGATGCACATTGAGGCTAAAGttaagttttagttttatgacGATGCAAATTTTTGCTGCCTAACTCGATGTTTTGACATTTCCTGTTGAGAAGTCACACTGTTcattaattctctctctctctctttttaaagatgtgttttttctcttttttggatCTTTTAACTTAAGGACTAACATGAACTGTAATTGTCTTA from the Scomber japonicus isolate fScoJap1 chromosome 4, fScoJap1.pri, whole genome shotgun sequence genome contains:
- the tspan31 gene encoding tetraspanin-31; the encoded protein is MVCGGFTCSKNALCSLNVVYMLVGLLLIGVAAWGKGFGLVSSIHIIGGVIAVGVFLLLIAIVGLIGAIHHHQVMLFFYMVILFIVFLFQFGVSCSCLAMNRGQQETLLNLAWKNLENDTKTDLESQLNCCGLLNVTANRQQFEHDLQNCPALCKKKGSCFTCGEMMLHHATEALKILGGVGLFFSFTEILGVWLAVRYRNQKDPRANPSAFL